TGGGATGGGCGATGCTGTGGAGTATTACAAGGTATACATGGTGCCTCGAGAGCAGCTGGAGAGCTGCACCATCACCAAGGCCGACACGCCCCTGCTCAACTGCGTCAAGCCCGACCAGGACGTCAAGTTCACCCTCAAGTTTCAGGAGTTCAGCCCCAACCTTTGGGGCCTGGAGTTCTTCAGGGGCAAAGACTACTACATCATCTGTAAGTACACGCCCCTCCCTGAAGGGGTCAATGACTAGGCTTGTGCCAGCCGGCGGTGACATACCTtgaattgttgtgtttttatttttttctcaccacTGGTCAAACAGGTCAATTGTTTTCTTCAGCTTTATGTGACATCCGTTCAAGGTTTACAATTTATATCAtcaattacaattattattgtCTCCACCGTCATACGTTGTTTCAACCTCCTTCATGTTGAGATATAAAGGAAATATATTGAGGGGAAATTGATGACACTTCATTAGCGGATTGTATTAAACATCACAGATTGAAGCTATCCAAAGGATTAGCGATGCACCGACAGATATTGGGTCTGAAGCTGTGCTCATGTACATATTCATATAAAGCTGTTCTGATGCAACCGGATACGATATCACCACGGCAATGTGCCATTAACCTTTCGTGAGGTGAGCCTAAGCTGCTCAGCACAGGTCGTGGCCATCTGACCGGACAGTCTCTGCAGTGTTGAAGGgccaccaacaaaaaaaagtgaacaacatctcatgaaaataaaacaggatttCGAAGTCATTGTCAGTCACTGTAATTTGTATTCAATAGATATAACGGTACTAAATATGGAAGTACTTGGTACGGATATTAGGCTACAATCCAGTCAAAATGTAAGGTCCATTTGTAGTTAAAGTCCATCCAAGGGAATCTGTAGTGTAATCAGAGTGTTTGGTCCAACACAGAACTCTTCAAAGACTTTCCTGTGAGACCTTTGGCGGTCCGTACTGTGCACAGTCACCCGTCAGTCTCCTGTTGCAGATGTGGCCCCTCTGCTTTGCTGATTGCCTGTGATGCATCGCCGCCGTCCTGGGAGGAAGTTCTGACGGGGTTTAGCGACGGCCCCCTGGTTTGAAACACGGGAGGTGGACTGAACCATCTGTGGGGCGCTGGTGGGGGGTGTACCGCTGATAGGACCATCTGTGAGGTTCTGCCACAGCCATCTGTGAGCTGTCACAGTAGGCGAAGGCCATAATTCTGACTGAGTAGAAGGTAGAGGATGAAAGGAGAGTGAAGAGTGGAGGAAGGATGAGCGGGACACATCGCGTCTTTTCTAAAGTTCTTTTGCTTGACAGGAAGTTGTCAAGTATTTGTCAAGGTAACAACTAATGGTACTGAGTGGTATCCTGACTCCTGggaattgaaatgtttttctaaGCTTCACAGTACCCAGAAGTCCTGCAGAGAGCTTTCAAGCAGCTGTATTGCTAAATCCGGTTTGCCCAGACATAATGCTGAATCAGTTCTACCTACGGTGGGTTAAAACCAAACAGGGAGCAGTAGCTGCTCTGTCACTCGTTTTGTGGTCTTGCTGAGATGTTTTTGGTGCATATAGAGACCTGCCTTAATGGCCTTGCACCCTTATAGGACTAATTACACTCGGTTAAACTGGAAAATAACGTTTCTGGAGCTACCTGGCTGATGAGCCGGGTGCAGGATGCAAATGAGCATCCAAACCCAAGAGCCatcagatggtgtgtgtgtgtgtgctcaaagACTACAAAGGCTCCCTGGTGAAGAGGCACAGGCACCATCACTCTCCCCTCGTCTGCCTCCACCCAAACGGAGCAGTTCATTATTGAGGAGCTGAGGGTGGTGTTTACTCACCCCGGTGGTATCGGTGCTCTGCTTCCTCTGAATGGAATCACCGTGTGGTGGATTTCAGGTTTATGCAGCACATGGATAAGAGAGCATGGACCGGCGCAGACACATGGAGGGGGATGTGTGGTTTGGAGAGACGGGCTGATGCATGTGCGAAAAGGCAAACACACGCAacgacacacacggacacacacacacacagacacacagtccaTCGGGAGGCTGGAGCTGCAGCTTGAGGCATGCAGACGGAGCTCAGATCCTGTTAGGCAGACAGTCTTCTATTTCTCACCGCCTCGTGTTAAAacccctcctcttcatcagcctgCCGAGTCGACAAGATCGAACAGATAAAGCGATGCAAAAGTTTAAATGAGAACTtcagaaatcagaaaaaaaagagttgtaAAGTCAACACTCCCTGCCCCCCACCAACCACGGCCATTCCACCTCCCTTCACAGCTACCCCAAATGCTAATGTGTAGCTAAAAGGGGGAGTAGAGGGAGCTGTTTCTCCATTGGAGTGTGTCAGGTTTTTGTTAATTGCCTCTTCTCGGCCAGCGCCGGCCccattgctgctgctgctgcttcaacaGCCCACTGCAGTTGCATCACATGTTGTGTACTCTTTCTATTTGGTTGAATCAAACGGTTGGAGAAGCTCCAGCTTTGCATGTGTAAACATCAGgaatgaagcacacacacacacacacacacacacacacacacaagagacagaaaaggagaaatgCGCAGAGGTGGGCGTATGTGGAATCAGACTGCTGGTTGTTTTTACCTGTTGGGCAAATGAGCTCTGGAAATTCTTACATATCTACTTATGGTTTGACTTGGCCTTAGTAGCTCTCCGTGGAAGCATCTCCTCCttattcacgtgtgtgtgtgtgtgtgtctggcctTTGCCTGCAGCAGTGCTGTCCAAGATGCATTGAAGTGTGACGCCGCCTGAGAAAGTTCATCGTGAGGATTTCATTAGTCTTTTGGAGTAAGCACTCAATACGTAATTAATGGACCAGCGTTTAATCCTCCACTTCTTCTCACAATTGCCCCCACATCAATACTGTGGCGTCTAGACCAATTGGATTAGTGCAGCCCTGTGTTGAGTATTGTGAGGCTAGACCTAGATTAGATgggtatgcccccccccccccccccccgggacttCAGAACCACCTATTCAAGTGTCTTTGACATTAGACGATCTCTTCCTGTACTGTCCTGCAGCACAGACCGGCGGCCGATGAAGGAAGAGGATCCTTGTGATTGTGGATGTGTGGGGGGGCTCGCGTGCGTCGCAAAGGGCTAAACGTGGACGCGCTTGTGTATTTTATGCCAGTATGTGTGTAATTCTGAgtgccttctttttttcacatgagCAGATGAGTTTGATGTGATGGTTTGCGGCAGCGCGGCCTGCAGCTGAGAACGTAGTGAGCTGGATGATAACATGagctaaagagagagagagagacaaagagaaagaatggCAGAAGCCAATGAGCGCTAACGAGAGAGGATAAGAGGGAGGgaatagaggagggggggaaaagggCAGAAGAAGGACAttaatttgcacatttcatCAGTCTGCCTTTGCTTCAGTCACAACAGAAAATAGTCCCGTTAGTCGGTGCTACTCGGATTGTCATTAAAGTTGATCTGGATTGAAAATGCACTTACGGTTATTTTTTCACCCCAACACACCCGCGATCATAGTATGAGATTCAGGgggacattattattattattatcacattATGGTAATAGCAGACAGGTTTATTCAGCAGCAGTCAGCGCTACTTTGTGCCTGCACGGCTGAAAATCTGGATATTTTCTCTACAGTCCATCAAACTATGCTTTTTTCACCCAAAATTGTAGTTAAACAAATATCTGCTGTAATAATTACGTTTTAACTTCAACTTTAAGTGGATCTAAATAATGGAttggaaatgtttgtgttttgagaGCCGTAATGGTGATTATTAGACAACTTTGTGTCTTGTTGTGGGTCTCAAGGGGTCCGTCGACACGGAGGCGCCCCGTGTCTCGGGTGATTAGCGCACACTGTGATGGAGCGTATTAATCAGCCAGTAACCTCTGTGATCCACAGCAACCCGTCGGAGGGCAGTCATTGCTCGTGTTTAGATCATAGCTGCCTTTGTCTCTTTCGGGGacacgtcctctcgctgtcCCCGCATTGTCTTGCTGTGTGCAATGCACTCTCCTTCGTGAGATACATCTTAAGGCTCTTGTTGCCATAATTGACAATGTTGGCGAGGTACAGGTTGAAACTGGACTACACACCCTTCAGCACATATTCGTTCGTGTTATTTGCCCGATTTGATATaaaatgaaactgaaacatatattTACAGCTTATGAAAATGACCAAAGAGATATTAACCAACACCACTCTTTAAATGCAACATTAGCTTAAACACCACTCTGAAACTAGCTCTAAATGCTAGCACAGTTATTTATTCCTATTTGAATGAATGCAAGACGGTCCAATCTCTTGATTTGACATCGGAGAATGATGCTAGGTAGAGTAAATGAAGCCGTGGagggtcttgtgtgtgtttacaatgcAGGGGGGGGTTGTATGCTAGCACTCATTTTACACATAGctctaacacacacagatggacacTCAGAGGGAGTACAGTTCTTTTTCATAGAACCATTGGTTAAAGACTGTGTCCTGTGTTTGGttgaaggcgtgtgtgtgtgtgtgtgtgtgtgtgtgtgtgtgtgtaaccttgGTCTCGAGCAGAATAGCCCTTGTCACGGCCGGTGAGTGATTCTACCGGATAACCCCTGTTCCCTTTTGCAGGGCCTGTTTTCTGGCATGtatctttgtgtgtatgtgactgtgtttgcgagtgtgtgtgtctgggggacACTTGCTCAGACAAAGTACTCCATCTCAACCACATAGCTAGCGCGAAAGGAGTGAGAAAATAGCCAGTGATTCACAGTGTGGATGGGTGAACGGTGAGGGACAATCCAGTGTAGCCTCTCCTTTGTCCCTCCACACAAGTAGTGCTGTAATCTCTCTCactatttcttctcttttttccttcttctacTCTCCGCCACGTCTTTGAGCCTCATCTGGATGCTAGTTGGTGACTAAATGGATTTGTGGTATTGAATAAACCCGGTCCCCCCCTGGGTTACGGATTAGTTGGTTCTTAGTTAACTCTAGCCAACTAGTCGGTCATCCATTCCAGCCTGACCTCGCCCGCCTGGGCTGAGGAGGGCCCATTCAACTATTACATTCTGTTTAAGTCAGGCTTGCCGGGTCTCCCGAATTGGCATAGTGAGTGTGTCTTTCACTCTGCATTCAAAAAGGAAGAATTTAAATATCCAAATCACTGCCGATTTAAGAATTTCTTCGTTTTCACCTCAAGGACACattggaaacaaaaataaaaggtggATTTTTGGAGTTTCAGTTTAGGCAAAGGACAGAACAAATACATTACttttttatacaaaaacaaaatgtttggcAGACATAGAAGTACCTTCTGTGAAGTCCTCCCCTGAAGTGCTGAGGAGGCATGCACCTCCACATCCCATGAACCACAGCATCACGCAAACACACCGCCATCGTGACAATCCCTACAAAGTAAACAGCGTTAATGATATCCTGCAGGATTGTTGAAACTAATGTGTGTTGTGCTAACAGGTTTACGAAATGAACACATgcaagcacacagacacacacacacaccggcacagGAGCACAAGCCTTTAAGGAGCTTTGTCTGTAATGTGCTTTTCGGTCTCCACTGGAAAAGCCATAggtcagctggaggaggagacagggggagagatgcagggtggagaggagggagggggcgagggAGTCCTTGTTAACATGCTCTTTGTGTCCGCTGCCATCACCGTCTCATTGATGCAGGGGGAGTCTGGGAGAGTGGAAAAGGAAGGCAAAAAGACaactgggaggaggagaaagagaaagctaCTATGCAAAAAGCTTCATTTTTCAAAGCTGTTTCAGTCGAGACCTTTGCACCTGCGGGTTTAGTGGAAGCAAAGTGGCCGCCCACGAGAGAATGAAGCTGGGGATGATGGCGTGTTGTTGGAGGAGAACGACTCGGAGAGGCTAGAGAGGAagcagcgggaaggggaggcgATGGGGGTCAGTGTGGTGGGGGCGGTCGTAGTGAATGCGGGCCAGCGCCCGCTGGTGCGAAGCCAAGCTGCTAAGCTCTGTCAGCTCGTTAGCCTCTGTGTTACTGACCTGATAGACCACAAGCTCtactccccccacctccctccctccctcccttctctcctgtTCCCCTTCGCTCTCATGATCCACGCAAGCTGCATTGCTGCCAGCCACCTCAAGGGGCAGCGCAGATAAAAGCAGATGAGCAGAGAGGCGGGGTAGCAGCTACGGGGCTTGATTGAGCTTGGATGGGTAGCCTTTGCatattgtctgtctgtgtggatCCCATCAGTAACAGTGAGATACATCCAGAGACGTTCTTCATTCTTTAGCATTGGCTTACCAGGTCTGTTTTGTTCCTCATGTGGAACGTCTTGCTCCCTCCTCAAGATTCCCCTCCCAACATCTGGCGGGGTCCCATAACCAAGTGTTAAGGGGTTAACTTCTTTGTTCtgtctttaaatgttttatcagACCCATTAAGCTCTTTATATCCTATTGAGGTGTTCATTACCTCCCCATGTTTTACCGTTTCTCCTGGAAAAGTGCTTGTTTATATTCCTGAATATTTTTTCTCATGTGGTCAGCAGGCTTTTCACTCTTCTTAAGCCCGGCagcgagttttttttttcttcgcatTCAAGCTTTTCAAGGCATTCAAAATCCAAAATCGGTGTTCTTTAATGACTGGCTACCTCTCTCTGGAGTGTCGTTAGCGCTAATGCACCCTGAATTCCCCGTTGCTtgccaagatggccgccatcaTGGCAGTCATTgttgtttccctctctgtctcccctctcCTCACTTCCCTTAACTGCCTCCTTCATGAGGCCCATCAGCACAGTTAAAGGTTTTACAGTCACAATTACTCAACATAATTGACTTTGGGGATGTGAAATATTACGCCAGAGCGGAGCGTTTGAGGTGAAGAACAGGTGAATTGTGATTTTAAGAAAGGGGATATGAATCACAGGATGATAATACAATTTCCCCAACACAGCTTTTTTTGTACTAGGTGCTCGCAGCAACGGCTAACTGTAACCTTGTCCCTTTCTCTCCGCCCGCTGTAGCTACATCTAACGGCACCATGGAGGGCATCGACAACCAGGAGGGGGGCGTGTGCAAGACCAAGTCCATGAAGATAATCATGAAAGTGGGACAAAGTGAGTATTGTATTATTGAATTACGGCGGTGAGTGCCTGCGGGTGTGAGCGGGCAGCCACAATGCAGCCCTAGCAAATTGTGAAAAACTATGTGAGACTCTGAAAATGGCTTAATAAGGTCATAGGAGGCTGTGCAGCATACTGCTCTATCGTCTCCATGACACCTGGGGCTGCGAGGGGCCAGGAGATGTAATCTAGTGGAAACGCACTCACACACTATTGCGTATGCTTGCATGCACACGTGCACTGGAAGCATCTGCTGTTATACACCCTTTTAACTAGAAGGATTTTTACACATGCAAATCTAGTTACTACGAACACACGAACACATAATTGTCATGTGTGTGACGCACAGGCACACGTTGCCCCCGAATTGGCAATCGACACTTGACGTGTGAAGTACACATGCACAATGGAGCCCCATGAAGTCACACCAGACGGACTGGACCAAATACTTAATCCCAGCGATAATTATTCATGAATCAGTTGCCATGAAAACCATTTCTGGGGGTCGGACCTCTCGTCAAGACCGGCTCCAGCCCTCGTGACGATCCGATAATTAATCAAAGCTGCTGCCCTCCGAAGAAGTAACAATAAAGAACAAGTGCTGAAAATTAGGTCTGCCGCTTAATAGAAGTGAAGAGAAGTTTCTCAAAAATCAGTGGTTTTACAACATGGCCACGTCCTCAGGGGAAGATGAATTCCCCATCAATTTAATGtgtcttttttgcatttttcagaTCCTTCGGACCCTATTTCACCCAAAGACAACCCCACCAGGGTACCCTACTCGCCCAAGAACAAGGAGGAGCCCTTCAACACCAACGATGTGATGGAGAAACCAGGTGAGTTTCCCAACTAAATCCAAGGAAATTGGTAATTGCGGAGAGGAATTATCAACACAGTTTGGCATGTGGGCGGTAGATTGTTCGGCATGCTAAAAGCAGATAACGCTAAGTAGAGGAATGTGTGAGTATGTTACTGAaagagtggtggtggtgtgcaTGTGAAAGCGAAGGAAAGAAAGATCAGCTATTCATCAGCCAGTAATTGAATATTGCCTATAAAAGTGAGAGACATCTCCGGCCTCTCAAGGACTTATAGGTATCTGCACACTGGCCACATTACAGCctcaaattacattttcagtaAATGATCGGATCACTGTCTGCCATCTTAATAACAAACTGCTCTTTGTACAGACGTGCACTTGTTTCTACACCCAATGACAACTGTGGCTAAGTGCAGGCCGCTCTTATCTCTACTATCAGAATGCATTTAAAAATCTCCCAGGAACTATTTCTGCAGTGAGCTGTTCTCAGAAAAAACGAAACAGGAAGTGCCCATGAACAAAAACAAGCTGAACTAACAATCTTCCGTTGCTTCCCACTCGTGTCCTGGCTAATTCAAGGCGTGGCCTCACCCAATGTTGAGCATGCAGATTgtgaataataatatattttatttttttatgcctCTGACGCTCTGCCCATAGTACTCTGATGCCCAGTAGCTGCTGGGATGGAGCGTAATCTTTATGTAAAACGCGAGCTTTCTTGCTTTAGTCCGCCTGCCATCCTGTATCCACTCCGCCGACCACAGCAGGCTTCTCAGGAGAACAGCGGCAGACGGGGAGACACAAGAAACCACACCCCTCCTTGAGGTGTTGGATGTCAACCTGAATGCCCATCTTGGGTTTCATAATTAATGCCGCACAAGGGCATCAAATCTGTTCGGTCATATTTACCCTCTTAGCTAGAAAATGTTGTACTTTCAAAATCTAATTGATTTAAGTGCCATTTGCTTACCCCAGCCATGGCATCCCCTATCAGGCTTCAAGGTTGAAGGCTTTTCCGGCAGAATTTGAATAGCCATCGATCGTGACCTTTATAAAGAAGCCCTTTATCGGCCGTCTCAGATGCTGTGATGCTGGCCAGTTCAAGACAACAACCTTAACTGTGACAGGATGAAACGATTGGGAAGAATGAGAGAGAAAGccaggaaaagacaaaaaagctgcttccttttctttcctcgtaGGCGCCAGTAGAATTCTGAACAGAATTAATTTTTCAAGCCTAGAACTGGTATCTGTTGTCAGAATTGTGCACCGGTGAATCACTAGTTTTGTAAGTTTCTAAATCCTCAAATCACGTCTACTTTACGCGGCAATTGATAAGAGATTGACTCTCCTGACACGGTGATCTGATACGTGGACAGCTTCATGGAGAGATCGGCCTGGTGCCAGTATGTTGTTATCCCCATTTGGATGCTAATCAACTCTCCATTTAATGCCTTCAGACATGATGGGACAAAGCGGTTTGATTTGAACATACCCCTTGACTTTCAATATAGTTCCAGGTTTACAGGTctgaacacacagctcattttaatcattttactCACGTttgcctctctctgtcttccagGTGTAGCGTCCAGAGAAAGTGAGAATGCCGGCGGGAAGTCCTCCAGCATCATGGCCTCCGAGGTTGCCATCTTCATTGGCATAGCTTCAGGCAGCGtcattttcatcatcatcatcatcatgctgGTCCTGCTACTGCTCAAGTACCGGAGGCGGCACCGCAAGCACTCGCCCCAGCACGCGGCCACACTGTCTCTGAGCACGCTGGCCACGCCCAAACGGAGCGGAGGCGGTGGGAACAATAACGGCTCGGAGCCCAGCGACATCATCATCCCCCTCAGGACTGCTGACAGCGTCTTCTGCCCGCACTACGAGAAGGTCAGCGGTGACTACGGCCACCCGGTCTACATAGTTCAGGAGATGCCGCCACAGAGCCCAGCCAACATTTATTACAAGGTCTGAGGTGGAACTTTTCAAAACAGGATACAAACTGGAACAATCCCAGGCAGAGAGAGTTTTTAGTTTCGGCTGGCGCCAATCGCACGTCCGCATTCACTCTCGCTCCTTCTCTATTCGTCAACACCTCCTTGTCTCCGATTTTTTGTCACAACTTTCTTTATCAAAGCTCAATGCTGATACCTTGTCGCTGCCGTTTGGTCCCAGTTGTGTGGACCGGATGGATGAAGGACTGAAGAGATGtctactgctgctgctctctgagGCTCTTTGGAAACAGACAGGACGATCTCTTCTTTCCCCGATGCTGCTCTTGGTTTTTGTGGGAGCAGGAGAGTTGTGGGATCAGAGTCAGATGGATGCACAGCTTTTTCTTTGTCTGGGATGGAACGGATGGGCAATTTTATGAACATAAAGGTTTGCTGGCAtgagaggaggggaaggaatATGTGGCTTCACCCTAAGAGAGACTACTTCttgtaaaaagagagagaaagagacaagaaAGAGTGAGGAGATGTAAAGGAGAATACTGGCTGACTGAACATACAAAATGGCCGCCCTCCCACTACCCAGAGAGACTCTGAGTTTATCAGTCGGacaaggaggaaggagagagattcTCTCTAGAACTTTCCTGACAGACTCAGAGAGATCACCATTCACCTGCCACCCACATGTCACCATCACAAGTACACACATTCAcccacatgcacagacacactgtccCACCAGTCGTAGTGAACTGTTGGGGTCGAAGTGTGGATTGCACCATTCCTCTCAGATATGTTTTAACAAATCACTCCTTTCAAAAGATATTTGAAGGTCTGAAggaagattattattttttgtactGTAAGCATTTACTGATCTTGTGTTTGGTCGTATGGTTTTCATATCcatgtgtagtttttttttctttagtgaCAAGTAAAGTTACCAGTGGCTGTCAGGAGCGGCGAGAGTGTGAGCAGGATTTGTTTCAATTTGCGCACCCTCACCAGGGAATAGGGCGTGTGTCAGCTCTGTCTGGAAGAGTGGAGGACTTTCATATGCATAGAGCTGCACTTTTAACCCCATTTTGGTACCTCCACTCTTCACAGCAGTTGGAGAGAGACACGGTGACAGCTTGAGATGGGTGAGCAGCTGAATCCCGTCAGATTTACTAGAAAGGGCTCGCCTCAACTTCTCTACTACCTGGGCTTTTCAGACGAGAAAGTATTGTGGGCAATAAGAAATCCAATTCGCCTTACTGCCATTTTTCGCATCAGTTGAAAAAGAGACCCGAGATTAAGTTGAAGTTAGCGTAGCTGGCTGAGACAGCTCTAGGTACTGTAATGTTTGCCCCCAGGGGTCCAATGATGAATCAGGGGCCCCTCAGGCCCCAAAATCAGCGTAGCCGGTGCTGTCCTActcttgttttaaataaagcacAGGGACGTCTTTTACATTGTCACTGTTTCCTTCTCTCTATTAGCATTTCCATATTGTGATTATTTGATTTACTTCTCTCTTTTTCACATAATTCATgtacatagaaaaaaaagacattacgaagtagaaataaaaagcagaatTTATTTAAGATAAACACAGAGCACAGGTGTTGTCAGGCCGTCTGGAGAAGATGAAAAAGAATAAGAAGTAATGTTAATATATTATAGTAGAAGTGCACATTATGCAATCTTACGTTTTTGATTATTTCATATCTCCCACATTTTCATGAGCTCTTGTCCACAGACACAGAGGCTGGGAAAGAGGACCAGGGGTGGGGCCCCGAGCCGAGGAGGAGTAGACCTATCTGTCCCGAAATAGCTCACATTGGTGTACACAGGGGCCGAGTAGCTGGTCTCCCACTCTCACTCAGTTTAGCATCTCCCAAAGGAACGCCCAGCGCTCTCAACTCTCCTCATACACACCTTTCATGTTGTCTTTTCCATGTGTGCACACGCGTGTTGAACAAGTCCATATTTCCGGGAATTTACATCCATTAATATCTTTGGCTTAGGATCATAATCATGATGTAAGCTGTTTCCAGAGGATGCGATGCATCagcccatcatcatcatttgttCATAAAGAACTTCAAAATCTCACCGAAAAGCCAAGCCTTGTATGATCTGAGGTTTGTGCCTCTGAGAGGCTACAAAATCTGCAAATAtgcaatttttatttatttttttaatcgattctgagaaaaaaaacacccatgGAAAGTGTTCTTAACCACTGAAAGatgtaacaacaaacaaatgacacaaaacTAGCAAAGTATGTCACACAAGCCTGCTGTTAGTTTTTCTTTCCTGCATTATTTGTAGTGttattttaacctttttctttttgaactaTGTGCCGTAGTACAATGGTAAACTGTGAAAGatgaaaccattaaaaagcaTATATATCAAAACTAGACAGGTATTcaaaaaaagatggaaagaagacacacacacacacataccacaaAGAAATGGCTGTTTAGTTGCTCTGTCTGCGGCAGAATATGACAATCTTATTAGTTTATTTGAATCTGACGTCCTTTTCTTAGCTGCCACTCGACTAACGCTCTCCCAACATTGACCAGGTTTGATTCGACCCATTATGAAATGTTGTAGCGATGCTGTGAGAGTCTTAGTCCTGAAGGCTGGGAGAAGCACCTCAGGCTACTGTAAAATGCCTTGCTCGTATGGTAAGCCCTTGGTCACTTGACTCAGTAATTTTGCACCGTACTTCTGTAGGTAAGAAACTGTAAATACAttaatgtttgtattgtatatGGATCCTGGGTTGTTACAATAGCCTTATTCACCTTTTTAGGAAAGTTAATGGAGAAAAATAGTGCAGAAGAATGGAATACACCAGTAAAACAGAGCATACTACTTTTTTGGTATATAGCTTATGTACATATTGACCAGAAGAacccaataaaaacatttttttataaactCTTAAAGCAAGATGTTTTGTATAAAATTTGAATTTTTTGCTATGTATTTTAGCTAGCGCTCGAGCCCGTGTCCTCCCCACTCCCTCCCCTTTTGCACTGTTTCCATGGtaatttggtttaaaaaaaaaaagagaaaagttgcCAAACTGACTGCTGCATATTTGTGCCATAAGTGTGTACcataaatatttattgaattagttcatttcctttcttttttgttgtgtttatgaTTTAACTTCAGTCCAGTTTTTAAGTAACACAGTATTATATATTTGCATTCTTTGTTGGTCCACCCCTTGTTTTCTTTAGTCACGTCATGGTTACCGGGTGGCTGTAGCcctgtttttcctttctttgcagTGTGAGATGACCAGGCGGGGAAAAAATGGTTTTAACAttcaacaatttaaaacaacttcaaagtgAGAATAGATGACACACATTCCACCAGTCTGTTacaaactgaaaatgtttttcaataaaatgtttttcctaTGGACGCGCTGTATGCCTGTGTTGCTCTGTTCCTTCCATAACGTTTAATTACACAATGtctattatttacattttg
The window above is part of the Gasterosteus aculeatus chromosome 16, fGasAcu3.hap1.1, whole genome shotgun sequence genome. Proteins encoded here:
- the efnb2a gene encoding ephrin-B2a, whose product is MGDSMWRYYFGVLFIAFEVDLCRALILESIYWNTTNTKFVPGQGVVLYPQIGDKLDIVCPRVDSGMGDAVEYYKVYMVPREQLESCTITKADTPLLNCVKPDQDVKFTLKFQEFSPNLWGLEFFRGKDYYIISTSNGTMEGIDNQEGGVCKTKSMKIIMKVGQNPSDPISPKDNPTRVPYSPKNKEEPFNTNDVMEKPGVASRESENAGGKSSSIMASEVAIFIGIASGSVIFIIIIIMLVLLLLKYRRRHRKHSPQHAATLSLSTLATPKRSGGGGNNNGSEPSDIIIPLRTADSVFCPHYEKVSGDYGHPVYIVQEMPPQSPANIYYKV